CAGCCTGCTCTTCGCGCAGGGCGGCGTCGTCGGGATGCTCGCCTTCCTGTTGCTGGTGGTGCTGGTGATCAACTAGATCCGGGCCGGGGCCCCCACGCGAAGTCTTTCCGACCCGCGCGACATTTTCGCGCAGGCGGAGTGATCCACTTCCGCACAGGCGCCGTATCCCTTGCACGTAAACCAAGACAGGAAAGGGAACTGACCAATGGCCACCTATCTCGTTATGGAATACATCCTGACCTTCGGCACGCTCGGTTTCGTCCTCGCCTTCGCCTACATCAACATTCGCCAGACCGAAAAGCAGCTTCGCGACTCGCGCGAGCGCCGTGCCCGCGAATCGGCTGCGCCGGTCTCGGCCGCGCCGGTCGCGATCGCGGCCGAATGACAAGGATCGGCCGGGCGAGGCATTGCCCGGCCTGCGTGCCCGGGGGGAGGGATCTCCTCCGTCACTCCCGCCAGTCGGGGGCGCGTTTTTCAAGGAAGGCGGCGATGCCTTCCTCCGTATCCCGCCAGAGCATGTTGTCCGCCATGACCGCGCCGGTCTGTACATAGGCCGCGGCCAGCCCGAGGCTGATCTGATCATAGAAGGCGCGCTTCCCGGTCCGGACCGCCGCCGAGAGCTTCGCCGCCACGGACTCCGCCAGACGCCGCGTCTCGGCGGACAGATCGGCGGGCGGCACCACCCGGTTGATCAGCCCGACCTCGCGCGCGCGGCCGGCGTCGATGAAGTCCCCGGTGGTCAGCATCTCGAACGCGACCTTGCGCGGCACCGCGCGGGTCAGCGCCACCATGGGCGTCGAGCAGAACAGGCCGATGTTCACCCCGTTCACCCCGAAGCGCGTGCCTTCGGCCGCGACCGCCATGTCGCAGGAGGCCACGAGCTGGCAGCCGGCGGCGGTCGCGATGCCATGCACCTCGGCGATGACCGGCTGCGGCAGGGTCGGGATCGCCTGCATGACGTCCGCGCAGCGCGCGAAGAGATCGGAGAAACAGGCGGCGCCGCGGTCCTCGGCCTGCCGCCCTGCCTGCATCTCGCGCAGGTCGTGGCCGGCACAGAATGCCTTGCCGGCGCCTCGGAGGATGACCACGCGGATCCGCCTGTCTTCGGACAGCCGCGCCAGCGCTTCCCTCAGCGCCGCAAGCATCGCATCGGACAGCGCGTTCAGCGCCTCGGGACGGTTCAGGGTCAGCGTGGCGATGCCGCCGCTGTCCTCGCGCAGAAGGATCTCGGTCATCTTGTCTCTCCTCCCCTTTGCGGTCAGCCTAGCGGGCCGGATGCGGGGAGGAAAGCATGGGTCTGATCCTGGACGCCGCGGAACTGGAGGCTTTCCTGGCGAGGGAGTTTCCCCAGGTGGCCGAAGACTTCGCGGTGGTGGCTTGCGGGGACGAGCTGGTGATGCGCCTGAAGGTGGGTCCGCATCACCTTCGGCCGGGCGGCACGGTCTCGGGGCCGTCGATGTTCGCCCTCGCCGATGTGGCGATGTATCTGGCGATCCTGGCCCGGATCGGGCCGGTCGCCCTGGCGGTGACAACCAACATCTCGATGGACTTCATGCGCAAGCCCGAGTCGGGCCGCGATCTCATCGGCCACGCCCGGTTGCTGAAGCTGGGCCGGATCCTCGCGGTGGGGGACGTTCTCATCCGCTCCGACGGGTCGGATGAGGTGGTGGCGCGGGCGGGCCTCACCTATTCGATCCCGCCCTCGCGATCGGCCGGCCTTCCCTGAGGTTCAGTCCCGGATCAGCTTGAACCGGCCGTCGACCGTTGCGCCGTTCTCGATCACCACCGTGCGGTAGGTCACGTCCGAGATCACCTGCGCCGCGGCGCGCACGACCAGCGAAGAGCAGGACAGCCGCCCCTCCAGCCGTCCGCGGACCTCGACGCTGTCGGCGCTGAACGTGCCGCTCGCCCGGCCTTCGG
This portion of the Rhodobacter sp. CZR27 genome encodes:
- a CDS encoding PaaI family thioesterase, whose product is MGLILDAAELEAFLAREFPQVAEDFAVVACGDELVMRLKVGPHHLRPGGTVSGPSMFALADVAMYLAILARIGPVALAVTTNISMDFMRKPESGRDLIGHARLLKLGRILAVGDVLIRSDGSDEVVARAGLTYSIPPSRSAGLP
- a CDS encoding polymer-forming cytoskeletal protein, which encodes MQNRPAEPAPQRNGSNASKSTLGSDLKIVGDVTSSGSIEVMGEVEGTITARGLMVGPEGRASGTFSADSVEVRGRLEGRLSCSSLVVRAAAQVISDVTYRTVVIENGATVDGRFKLIRD
- a CDS encoding enoyl-CoA hydratase → MTEILLREDSGGIATLTLNRPEALNALSDAMLAALREALARLSEDRRIRVVILRGAGKAFCAGHDLREMQAGRQAEDRGAACFSDLFARCADVMQAIPTLPQPVIAEVHGIATAAGCQLVASCDMAVAAEGTRFGVNGVNIGLFCSTPMVALTRAVPRKVAFEMLTTGDFIDAGRAREVGLINRVVPPADLSAETRRLAESVAAKLSAAVRTGKRAFYDQISLGLAAAYVQTGAVMADNMLWRDTEEGIAAFLEKRAPDWRE